A genomic stretch from Neomonachus schauinslandi chromosome 14, ASM220157v2, whole genome shotgun sequence includes:
- the LOC110576966 gene encoding ribosomal biogenesis factor-like, whose protein sequence is MAKNKLRGQKSRNVFHIASQKNFKSKNKAKPVTAGRLGGSLIPQQCHENEPVNVDEATRLMAQL, encoded by the exons ATGGCCAAGAACAAACTAAGAGGGCAGAAGTCCAGGAATGTATTTCATATAGCCAGCCAAAAAAACTTTAAgtctaaaaacaaagcaaaaccagttactgctgggcgcctgggtggctca CTGATTCCTCAGCAGTGTCATGAAAATGAACCAGTTAATGTTGATGAAGCGACAAGATTAATGGCTCAGTTGTAA